A genomic region of Ignavibacteria bacterium contains the following coding sequences:
- a CDS encoding T9SS type A sorting domain-containing protein: protein MVQHIKPEIRFIPRISFNDPDEPDTGITGTWFTMRDFTNFRRAMITIEPLSSAKSVFNIFRTGINAAAGNHSLVNINLHIEWGEQNELKQYLICDKIELMTDADTLPPQKPTNLTYQLLSDSRVKLNWDIGVDNVGVTDYFIYLDNKIEGYSRTNSFTVSFLEPSKQYTFTITALDQIRNESQKSDPVTITTLPFQGRNDLIRPTDFIYLGAFKFPSGWEFGGDALAYNPQGDGGQSGSGSIDGYPGSLFSNNIDQPAFCYVAEINIPAPIISTTHNPDELNTAINLQPFTNIRPNSINNWTDVDVWRLGLAYLSPRGLQPSPKLYHSWGYHFQLGESKSASLCWCNPSNLADTNSYGGPWYIGLSNSPPYDPALNDYIFSVPQIWADSFTSGRALIIGRARQGGISGLGPTLYAISPWNLGNPPPIFTELNFSKLLEYGSVYNATDTTYPNSILNYNLADDWKGADWLSINNKSAVMIIGRKGLGDHWYGFQGESTPLSWIEFNIPFPDFYPTDPDGKGHRANHYTPMIILYDPVQLAAVASGSINSYEPQPYAALRLDTLIFYGRSKIIKSASFDPFNKILYAVEADALQEGDNLIHVWKLQDSQTEVKESNLIPDEFILYQNFPNPFNPRTKIKWQSPVSGRHTLKVFDILGNEIYTLIDEYKPAGIYEVEFQSSTDQYQLTSGVYFYKLTVGKYVKANKMLFIK from the coding sequence ATGGTACAACACATCAAACCAGAAATAAGATTTATTCCAAGAATAAGTTTTAATGATCCAGATGAACCAGATACAGGAATTACAGGAACCTGGTTTACAATGCGTGACTTTACAAATTTTAGAAGGGCAATGATAACAATTGAACCTTTATCTTCTGCTAAATCAGTTTTTAATATATTCAGAACAGGAATAAACGCGGCTGCTGGGAACCATTCTCTCGTTAATATTAATCTTCACATAGAATGGGGCGAACAAAATGAGCTAAAACAATATTTGATTTGTGATAAGATTGAATTAATGACAGATGCCGATACGCTGCCCCCTCAAAAACCAACAAATCTTACCTATCAATTATTATCTGATTCTCGAGTTAAGCTAAACTGGGATATAGGTGTTGATAATGTTGGCGTGACCGATTATTTCATTTATTTAGATAACAAGATTGAAGGTTATTCACGTACAAATTCATTTACTGTATCTTTTTTAGAACCTTCCAAGCAATATACCTTTACAATAACAGCTTTAGATCAAATTAGAAATGAAAGTCAAAAATCTGACCCTGTTACTATTACAACACTGCCATTTCAAGGTAGAAACGATTTAATAAGACCAACTGATTTTATCTATTTAGGTGCATTCAAATTTCCAAGTGGGTGGGAATTTGGCGGTGATGCATTAGCATACAATCCACAAGGAGATGGAGGTCAGAGTGGTAGCGGCTCAATTGATGGATATCCCGGTTCTTTATTTTCTAATAATATTGATCAACCTGCATTCTGTTATGTGGCAGAAATAAATATTCCCGCACCGATTATATCAACAACACATAATCCAGACGAGTTAAACACAGCAATAAATCTTCAACCATTTACTAATATAAGACCGAATAGCATAAATAATTGGACCGATGTAGATGTTTGGAGACTGGGGTTAGCGTATCTTTCACCACGTGGATTACAGCCTTCCCCGAAACTTTATCACTCCTGGGGATATCATTTTCAACTTGGAGAATCAAAATCGGCATCGCTCTGTTGGTGCAATCCTTCAAATTTAGCAGATACAAATTCCTATGGAGGTCCCTGGTATATTGGGTTGAGCAATAGTCCTCCTTACGATCCAGCATTAAATGATTATATTTTTTCAGTTCCACAAATCTGGGCAGACAGCTTCACTTCAGGGAGAGCGTTAATTATTGGCAGAGCCAGACAAGGTGGAATAAGTGGTTTAGGTCCTACATTGTATGCAATTTCTCCTTGGAATTTAGGTAATCCTCCACCAATTTTTACTGAGCTGAATTTTTCAAAATTACTTGAATATGGTTCAGTTTATAATGCAACAGATACAACATATCCAAATTCAATTCTTAATTACAATCTTGCTGATGACTGGAAAGGAGCTGATTGGCTTTCAATAAATAATAAATCAGCGGTAATGATTATTGGCAGGAAGGGACTCGGCGATCATTGGTATGGATTTCAGGGCGAAAGTACTCCATTATCCTGGATTGAGTTCAATATTCCATTCCCGGATTTTTATCCAACTGATCCCGATGGCAAAGGACATAGAGCGAATCATTATACTCCTATGATAATTCTTTACGATCCAGTTCAACTTGCTGCTGTCGCTTCCGGATCAATTAATAGCTATGAACCTCAACCTTATGCTGCTCTACGATTGGATACTTTAATTTTTTATGGAAGGTCAAAGATTATTAAAAGCGCATCATTCGATCCCTTTAACAAAATTCTTTATGCAGTAGAAGCAGATGCTTTACAAGAAGGTGATAATTTAATTCATGTATGGAAACTTCAAGACTCACAGACAGAAGTGAAGGAAAGTAATTTAATCCCCGATGAGTTTATACTTTACCAGAATTTTCCTAATCCATTCAATCCGAGAACAAAAATTAAATGGCAATCACCAGTAAGCGGCAGACATACCCTAAAAGTCTTTGATATTTTAGGAAACGAAATTTATACATTAATTGATGAATATAAACCGGCAGGAATATACGAGGTTGAATTTCAGTCATCCACAGACCAGTATCAGTTAACAAGTGGTGTTTATTTCTATAAACTCACAGTAGGTAAGTATGTCAAGGCAAATAAAATGTTATTTATCAAGTAA
- a CDS encoding helix-turn-helix domain-containing protein yields the protein MMRFIISLIFFTILIPSLCFTQQDPSFIEIPYKNIEVKLDGILDEWDKKFDFFFEDTLKSLHSPPGINISKVYPANFDFSLIKTPLSKNRVYIKWFWNYTNLCFAFVVYDKHLNAQAINETNKPHHHFNDGIEIYIDSKNDSKNRMDINDYQFIIDLLNNVDIFRGERKFFQSDTFAVPKDYGQNILIKNFSKVYGTINDSTDIDEYYVIEVVIPFTSLGIEPKTGMKMKFDLCCNDVDFPLNQAIINDYASTNTWPFSWSGYSDFGYPQYWKNGQLVGEPGFLEEINQRLSSKWLILYTITLLISLVFIIILLIKFNKLRRLPRKDEILQSSFIFSTGVYDKELSFNQKILQKAKDFIILNKDKQVTSEEVAKNIGISLRTFQRLVREELNCTPTNFITIIKLNLAADYLSKKIGNVTDAAYEFGFSNPSYFSKQFHKHFGISPSEFMKKNDKSMN from the coding sequence ATGATGAGATTTATTATCAGTCTAATATTTTTTACTATTCTAATACCTTCATTATGTTTTACACAGCAGGATCCTTCATTTATTGAAATTCCATATAAAAACATTGAAGTGAAATTAGATGGAATTTTAGATGAATGGGATAAAAAATTTGATTTCTTTTTTGAAGATACACTAAAATCTTTACACTCCCCTCCAGGAATAAACATTTCAAAAGTCTATCCAGCCAATTTTGATTTCTCACTAATAAAGACACCACTTTCAAAAAACAGAGTTTATATTAAGTGGTTCTGGAACTATACTAATTTATGTTTTGCATTTGTTGTCTATGATAAACATCTTAATGCTCAAGCAATTAATGAAACTAATAAGCCCCATCATCACTTTAATGATGGAATAGAAATTTATATTGATTCTAAAAATGACAGCAAGAATAGAATGGATATTAATGATTATCAATTTATAATTGATCTACTAAATAATGTTGATATTTTTCGTGGTGAAAGAAAATTTTTTCAATCAGATACTTTTGCGGTACCAAAAGACTACGGTCAGAATATTCTAATTAAAAATTTTTCTAAAGTTTATGGGACAATAAATGATTCAACCGACATTGATGAATATTATGTTATCGAAGTTGTTATTCCTTTCACATCCTTAGGTATTGAACCAAAAACCGGCATGAAAATGAAATTTGATCTCTGCTGTAATGATGTAGATTTTCCATTGAACCAAGCAATTATAAATGATTATGCATCTACTAACACCTGGCCATTTAGTTGGTCGGGGTATAGTGATTTCGGCTATCCCCAGTATTGGAAAAATGGTCAACTTGTTGGTGAACCAGGATTTTTAGAAGAAATAAACCAAAGATTAAGTTCAAAATGGTTAATTCTTTATACAATTACACTTCTTATTTCTCTTGTATTTATAATAATCTTATTAATAAAGTTCAATAAATTAAGAAGACTGCCTCGAAAAGACGAGATATTACAAAGTTCATTTATTTTTTCAACTGGAGTTTACGACAAAGAGCTTTCATTCAATCAAAAAATATTACAAAAAGCTAAAGATTTTATAATATTAAATAAAGACAAACAAGTTACTTCCGAAGAAGTTGCGAAAAATATTGGTATCTCATTGAGAACTTTTCAGAGATTAGTAAGAGAAGAACTAAATTGTACGCCTACTAATTTTATTACAATAATAAAGCTAAATCTTGCTGCAGATTATCTTTCAAAGAAAATCGGTAATGTCACTGATGCGGCTTATGAATTCGGTTTTTCAAATCCTTCCTATTTTTCCAAACAATTCCACAAACATTTTGGAATATCTCCCTCTGAATTTATGAAGAAAAACGACAAAAGTATGAACTAA
- a CDS encoding shikimate kinase: MNIVLIGFRGAGKTALAKILSEKLNMQLFSIDKMIEEKEGKRIREIVAEKGWQYFRELETQIIEQLADVENSIIDTGGGVVENPTNIDNLKKNGYIIYVQASLKDIKQRILNDPDRPKLNPTLDVEDDLTVTYNRRIPLYEEYSDFKVNSSTTSLEKCADQIIEYLGL, translated from the coding sequence ATGAATATTGTTCTAATCGGATTTCGCGGTGCTGGCAAAACAGCCCTTGCAAAAATTTTATCAGAAAAATTAAATATGCAGCTTTTTAGTATCGATAAGATGATTGAAGAAAAAGAAGGTAAACGCATCAGAGAAATTGTTGCCGAAAAAGGCTGGCAATATTTCCGCGAATTGGAAACTCAAATTATTGAACAACTTGCAGATGTAGAGAATTCAATTATTGATACCGGCGGAGGTGTAGTAGAAAATCCCACCAACATTGATAATCTCAAAAAAAACGGTTACATAATTTATGTTCAGGCATCATTAAAAGATATTAAGCAAAGAATTCTCAATGATCCTGATAGACCAAAGCTAAATCCTACCTTAGATGTAGAGGATGATCTAACTGTCACTTACAATCGCCGAATTCCTCTTTATGAAGAATATTCAGACTTTAAAGTTAACTCTTCAACTACATCACTTGAAAAATGTGCTGATCAAATAATTGAATATCTCGGCTTATAA
- the aroA gene encoding 3-phosphoshikimate 1-carboxyvinyltransferase: MFVFTPPPSKSHTNRALILAALTDGISIIKNHAVCEDTIYMIRALKKLGVKFEEKENELIVHGTGAKFNKKKVTLFCGNAGTTFRFLTALSIFNDGEVILTGSKRMLERPIGDLVDALKQLDVKVESNNGYPPVKIYGGSFKSTQIKINAKKSSQFLSALLLIMPVLGKDFIINLEGVLPSLPYVKMTIQTLKDFGTKIYHENFQRFYLKENLKLKSAKIIIESDASSATYFLGSAAVLRKSIKVNGLNKKSTQADIKFIHVLQKMGCKVEWGKNFVRLSGKKLKGISVDMNDAPDSVPALAVVSLFAEGKTLIRNIENLRYKESDRIQALANELSKLGAIVRTGDDFLEINPIKNYKPAVIKTYNDHRIAMSFAIAQLKIPEIQIKNPECVKKSFPNFWKEFNKMRVSYKL, encoded by the coding sequence ATGTTTGTTTTCACTCCCCCGCCGTCTAAAAGTCACACTAATCGAGCATTAATTTTAGCCGCTCTGACAGATGGGATCTCGATCATCAAAAACCACGCTGTTTGCGAAGATACTATTTACATGATTAGAGCCTTAAAAAAGCTCGGTGTAAAATTTGAAGAAAAAGAAAATGAATTAATTGTTCACGGAACCGGTGCAAAATTCAATAAAAAGAAAGTTACACTCTTTTGTGGAAATGCAGGAACAACCTTCCGATTTTTAACTGCCCTTTCAATCTTCAATGATGGCGAAGTAATTCTCACTGGTTCAAAAAGAATGTTGGAAAGACCAATCGGTGATCTTGTTGATGCTCTAAAGCAACTTGATGTAAAAGTTGAATCGAACAATGGTTATCCTCCAGTTAAAATTTATGGAGGCAGTTTTAAGTCAACACAAATCAAAATAAATGCAAAAAAAAGCAGCCAATTTCTTTCTGCTCTTTTGTTAATTATGCCTGTTTTGGGAAAAGATTTTATAATTAATCTTGAAGGAGTTCTTCCTTCACTGCCTTATGTAAAAATGACAATTCAAACATTGAAAGACTTCGGCACAAAAATCTATCACGAAAATTTCCAAAGGTTTTATCTCAAAGAAAACTTGAAACTGAAATCAGCAAAAATTATTATTGAAAGCGATGCATCATCAGCTACATATTTTTTAGGTTCTGCAGCAGTTTTAAGAAAAAGTATAAAAGTAAATGGACTTAATAAAAAATCCACACAAGCTGATATTAAATTTATTCACGTATTACAGAAAATGGGTTGTAAAGTTGAATGGGGAAAAAACTTTGTTAGGCTTTCTGGGAAAAAATTAAAAGGAATCTCAGTTGATATGAACGATGCACCTGATTCAGTTCCAGCTCTTGCAGTTGTCTCACTATTTGCAGAAGGCAAAACTTTAATAAGAAATATTGAAAATTTGAGATACAAAGAATCTGATCGAATTCAAGCACTTGCAAATGAGTTATCAAAGCTTGGAGCGATTGTCAGAACTGGTGACGATTTTTTAGAAATTAATCCAATCAAAAACTATAAACCTGCTGTAATCAAAACTTATAATGATCATCGAATTGCAATGTCTTTTGCAATTGCTCAGCTGAAAATTCCTGAAATACAAATCAAAAATCCTGAGTGTGTAAAAAAATCATTCCCAAATTTCTGGAAAGAGTTCAACAAAATGAGAGTAAGTTACAAACTATGA